TGCAGCTTCTAATAACTAAGATGTTACATCTAGTCTCTAAGCCAGATTATGGCTGTTCTAGTGTTGGAGGTAATTCTTCCAAATATGGTTGTTCTTTTTTCAACAACTAGATATGGTCATGTGAGATCGGCCTTAGTTGCGGAACAATTACTGGCATTTCCTATACGATAAACAAATTTTTAAACCTGTCCCAAGCAGAATTAGCCCATAAGCACGGTCAGAATTATACCGAGCTACACAGAAGGATAATAAAGTTGCGGACCATTCCAAAATTCGTTATTGTTAATATCATTAGGGAAAACATTCACTCTAGTTCAGGCTCACATGGTTAAGGTGGGCAACATAACATAACTAACCGTACCAAGTATATGATTGATGCACAGACTGCACCTAGTAAGTGAGTTTACCTGGTTTAAGGCCGAGGTCCGAAGAAGTAAAGGAAGGGACATGGTGTGCGAGCTTAAACTCCTGCAACTGCTTGAAGTTGATCCATGGTTTCACCCAGACCTTAGCTTCATATATCTTGTTGATACCAGCATCAACAGCTTCCAGCGTGAGATGGTAAATCTTACCAGCAACCACTTGTTCCCTTGAATTCAACACCCTCGCAAACTCAAGCACACCATTCTGCACCAGAGggtaaaagttaaaaaaaaaaaatcactaaaaataagataaaacacaaacaaacaaaaaaaccagATATAATTCTGGGGAGTATGAACCTGTTGCTTGTTGTGTTCTTGAACAGCAAAGAGAGCGATACTTTCCGCGCTGTTCTGAGAAGCGCGAGAATCTTTAAAACCACCCAGATTCATTTTGATGAGAGGGTCCTCCCTGCAAAGCCCCAACTCAAAGATCGCACAGAGGAAGACCACAAGGCCAGCAAGTGCTATACAAGACTTCATTGTATTTCTTAATCCGTTTGCTCTCTCGATCAGATTTGCGGGTGACGAGGTTTATATCGGGAGATTGCGTGACGCTCTACTTTTCAATCAAGACTATTTGTTGGGACCTTCTTGTCCCAGGATAAAAATAATAACGATAACAAATGACTATTAGTTGGGATCTTTTGTCGCGTATGGGGTCGGAGCCCATAGGAACGGCCCAATGGCAGTATTGACAgatttttcttatttcttattttatCTATACTACATCCATATTTAATGGTGTTCACCTGATCGGTTGCTGAACAAAGAATTCATGCttaataacccttagatttacatttaAGAGTGGAAAACATTCTCTCTgttattggatttacatccaagggtggttgaacATTATTTTCTTGATCAATAACTGATCAAGTGAATATTTTAGTATCCATATTACAGGGttcttctagtgagggatttctatttttggtcatttGAAGGGATCACTCCttagacccacttttcaatcacatattcacatttgAAAGGAGCACCAGAATCAAGaatagaagaaacagaaaaatagaaagaaaaaagaaaaaaaagggagggggggATCATTTATCAAGGGCATAAGAtggaaaaggaagagaaaattAGGGGAGGCGACGATATAAGCAGCCGACTCGCAGTTTTAAGCTCTCACTTGATCACTCCAAGCCCCAGCACTATGTCTGAGAAGGAGGCTGCTCTTGCTGCCGTACCCTCTGATTCCCCCACCATGTATGTAATTTCGTGGTTTTGATCTACTTCTTTTCTATCTACCAAAATATACGGAaaacctaatttttttttttttttttctgatttaaaACTTTGCAGATTTGACAGGATCATCAACAAGGAAATACCGGCTAATGTGGTTTTTGAGGACGACAAGGTGCTCCTCTGTTTCTGtatatgttttttttaattttattttaatttttcattttgtttttgacagtatatttttcattttttgtttcacCTTCGgtttatttaatataatctctcTCTGTTCGTTCATGTTGAGATCTGTCTGCTAATCGCACTATCTGTGAAAATTTTTAAGATGAGAGCCTTCCGATTCCTGTTTCTATGAATCTAATTTTGTTCCACTAGTACAGTTGGCCCAACCTTAACACAAACTCATAGTTTGTCCTTGCAAATCGTTTGATTGGGGCTGGTTTACATAATTATATCTACTGCTACACTGTATGTCATCATTCGATGAGATATGTACTCAGTATGTTCTTGTTCATTTAAACCTGTGTATAACTTTTAATGTATTCTCCTTGGTGCTTGTCGTATGTTATTGATGTTTCCTCGTAATTCTCCTCCATCTGGGTTTTTATTTTGAACAGGTCCTTGCTTTTAGGGACATTAGTCCCCAGGCTCCAACACACATTTTGATCATTCCCAAAGTTAAAGATGGCTTAACTGGATTGTCGAAGGTACTTATAAGTGACTTCTTATGTTTGCCTTTttcactattttttttattttttttttcctttataagCATTTGTAGTAAGAATGACACTTCTTTATCTTAAAATGGAGGGTTTATCAAGATTGAGAGCAATGAAGGTCCTCTCTCTTGATTAATGTAAAAGTCATGTTTTTATTCCGATTTCACTATTTGCAGTTCTGTTGAACGAGTTATATAACAGTAGAATTTAAGGCTGGCATTTTGGGCCAAGCAGGCCGAACCAGCCGGAATTCGAACCAGGCCATACCGAGATGGGCCAACAAAGTCGGTTTACCGATATTCGGCTCGGCTCAGCCGTACCGAGCTGGCAATTTCGGCTCGGCTATGGTATGAGTATTCTCATACCGTCGGCATACCGAATACCGAATAAATACGCAAAAAACCAATTAAATTCAGTAAGAGGGAGGATTCGAACCCCTCACCTCTTACTGTGAAGCACTGATCTAAACCATTAGATCACGAGTGCTTCTCATTATAACACACAAATTTTATACTTAACCTCTTACGCCATAGaagtaaaaaaagaagaagaaaagattgaaCCCAGTCATTGTATTCCATCAAATCGAAGACACGAtcctctctttcctctcttCCGTATCTTTCCTCCTCATCTTCTTTCATCCTTATTTCTTCCAGTTCTTTCAATCTCCTCATCTATTTTCTCCACCAtcaaatcatcatcatctccCCAGTTCTTTCAATCTACTCATCTATTTTCTCCACCatcaaatcatcatcatcatctccaaCATCAGATCGAAGACACTCATCTTCAACATCATAATCATCTCCAAATCAGAATCTTCgatgaaggaggaagaagattaACCCAAAACGGCAAcgccaaaatctgaaatttctgGTCAGAAAACCTCTCAAAACTGACCGACACAAAACCGAAATCTTGGTTACCGACGGTATACTGACTATGTCGGAACGGTAACGGCTTGAGAATTCTGGGACAGAGGTCGGTCCGGCAGCGGTTTTGGTAAATGAGCCTCGGTTTAGTACCGAATCCAGCCatattaaataataaaatatatatacatatatatatatatatatatatatatataggtgggAATGCAATTCTAGTTCCATGTGCTCAGGCTTTTGATTGTTTGAACAAGAAAGCCATAAGATGGTTGTTGTGGACGTCTACACCTGATGtgtaagttcatatattttcatCAATATTTGTTTGTTAGATTTACTAGGATGTGATAGCACTCAAAGATAAGCCATAGGATTATGGCAAAAAATATATGGGGAGCTAATGTTCGTAGTTGCCATTCAATCATGTTTTGTTTCAGTATCCTGTTATA
Above is a genomic segment from Rosa chinensis cultivar Old Blush chromosome 3, RchiOBHm-V2, whole genome shotgun sequence containing:
- the LOC112191576 gene encoding cysteine proteinase inhibitor 12 isoform X2; the encoded protein is MKSCIALAGLVVFLCAIFELGLCREDPLIKMNLGGFKDSRASQNSAESIALFAVQEHNKQQNGVLEFARVLNSREQVVAGKIYHLTLEAVDAGINKIYEAKVWVKPWINFKQLQEFKLAHHVPSFTSSDLGLKPGWRPVPIHDPEVQDAATHAVQSLQLRSNSLYPYELLEILLAKAKVIEDYARFHLLLKVKRGIQEQKLWVEVNKNIEGRFYSSGMERDR
- the LOC112191576 gene encoding cysteine proteinase inhibitor 12 isoform X1, giving the protein MKSCIALAGLVVFLCAIFELGLCREDPLIKMNLGGFKDSRASQNSAESIALFAVQEHNKQQNGVLEFARVLNSREQVVAGKIYHLTLEAVDAGINKIYEAKVWVKPWINFKQLQEFKLAHHVPSFTSSDLGLKPDGHGPGWRPVPIHDPEVQDAATHAVQSLQLRSNSLYPYELLEILLAKAKVIEDYARFHLLLKVKRGIQEQKLWVEVNKNIEGRFYSSGMERDR
- the LOC112193687 gene encoding 14 kDa zinc-binding protein, whose protein sequence is MEKEEKIRGGDDISSRLAVLSSHLITPSPSTMSEKEAALAAVPSDSPTIFDRIINKEIPANVVFEDDKVLAFRDISPQAPTHILIIPKVKDGLTGLSKAEERHCEILGQLLYTAKVVAKQEGLEDGFRIVINDGPKACQSVYHIHVHLIGGRQMNWPPG